Proteins encoded in a region of the Hypanus sabinus isolate sHypSab1 chromosome 12, sHypSab1.hap1, whole genome shotgun sequence genome:
- the LOC132403066 gene encoding ribonuclease T2-like has protein sequence MAFRVGLRDLTVAPMFLPLLVAFILSETSDCAKHPWHSLILSHEWPQTVCLMTSEECKVPPSINYWTVHGLWPKANQMCNNSWHFNIKNVQDILSDLKQWWPDVINPNSTRLWKHEWQKHGTCAATLEALDSQKKYFSKALELFKNLDLNSVLEKSNILPSSKYYMMKDIEDALVRVYGVTPKIQCMFPRQGASIQTLGQIEFCFTKEFQLLNCTKTAPSPLVSEEEQQNMYSHLGICDPNKQISYPPIEHLH, from the exons ATGGCTTTTCGTGTGGGCTTGAGGGACCTGACGGTTGCCCCGATGTTTCTGCCTCTGCTCgttgcctttattctttctgaaACTTCTGACTG TGCAAAGCACCCATGGCACAGTCTCATATTGTCTCACGAGTGGCCTCAGACTGTGTGTTTG ATGACAAGTGAAGAATGCAAAGTTCCTCCTAGCATTAACTATTGGACTGTTCATGGACTCTG gcCTAAAGCAAACCAGATGTGCAATAATTCCTGGCATTTCAACATTAAAAATGTGCAG GATATTTTATCTGACTTGAAGCAGTGGTGGCCTGATGTGATTAATCCTAACAGTACTCGTCTCTG GAAGCACGAGTGGCAAAAACACGGGACCTGCGCGGCAACACTGGAAGCCTTGGACTCCCAAAAGAAGTACTTCAGTAAAGCCCTGGAACTGTTCAAAAATCTGGACCTGAACAG TGTACTTGAGAAGTCTAATATATTGCCATCGTCCAAGTATTATATG ATGAAGGACATAGAAGATGCCCTTGTGAGAGTGTATGGGGTAACACCAAAGATTCAGTGCATGTTTCCACGCCAG GGAGCGTCAATTCAaacactgggccagattgaattCTGTTTCACcaaagaatttcagctgctgaaTTGCACAAAGACTGCACCCAGTCCACTTGTCTCCGAGGAGGAACAACAGAATATGTATTCACATCTTGGTATATGTGACCCTAACAAGCAAATCAGTTATCCTCCCATAGAACACTTGCATTGA